AAATCTGGACTGATTTAAGTGCTTTAAATTGGAGAATTCCAATTTTTTCACATCAGATGTGCTTCTGCTGTTGTTCCAAGGCTTGCTCAGAGACTTAGGCAAGCCTTCGGTCAAGTCTGTTTAGCCACTGCACATAATCAACATCTTTTCTCTTTGATTTTGGCTTATTTTTGCTATCCTTTGCATTTCTGTATAGAGTCCATAAAATTgctgaaataaataatattcataTCTCATTTgaccaaatatttaattaaattatatgttgAGTATATGCATCGTCACCGGGCCCAGGTGTGACTTGCTTTCATTTTTGCTTATCCTAAGCTTGTGTTCTTTGAGTCTCAGAGGCCTCAGTCTTCAATATGCTTGAGTCTTCTTCATTGAGCCTTCATTCTTGGATTTCAGATCTTGGGCCTCAATATTCAATATTCTTATGGGTCTGGCCCGTAATTGCCAGTCCAACCCGCCAGGAATTTTTCTTGGACCTTGGATCTTCATGGACCATGAGGCCATTGGCTCCGATACTATGTTGGAATTTCTGACGGGTCGGGTCCAAATTTGCATGCGGTGAGAGTGATGGCCCAAAATAAGGCTTAATTGAGTTTAATGTGGTGGCCTTTTCCAAAATTCCCTTAGGCATTTTGAATTGGACTCCATCTAACTTATAAACCATccatttttctttctctttttcgaTGTGGGATTGCTCCCACTTgcttcttcctttttttctaTTATCCAACATTTACTCGTATTGTTTAACATAAAATCTTAATTTCTTTAGCATGTCGTTTAtgggtatttatttattttttccagGTTTTAGGTACTCACacatatatttttctttatgcAGATTTCTGAGACTTCCAAATGTACTTTGCGTTGCAGAAACTTGTGTATGTTTATAAATCATCATTTACTTTGACTTCAAGTTTTATTATCTATATCGGCTGAAATATGTTGTTTTATGTGGATTTAGTGGCATATGCATTATGGCATCTGTTGCCATTCATGCAAGCTGAAAGTTGGTAATTTGAATCTCTCTAAAAGATATGTGATTTTTTTGTAACTTGGAATGTTTTCTGTCACCTCTATGGAAGGGGTTTCAGAGCTTTGCAAGGCATGGTAATGCCATTTAATGtcctgagatccagagaatagGGTTTACAATGGTTGTGTAAGCTTAGCTGGAGAGGAGGGTGTCCCTccccttttattatttttccctttGTCTGCTAGCGATGCCTAACGGCCTTCCTACTACAGTACCACCTGTCTCTGATGGACAGGTTTGTGCGTATGAATGGCGTCAGATGTCCTCTCCAagccaggcggccatttaattctcccggcACGCATGCAGGcagggctgcgaagtgactgggcCTACTGTCCTCCACATGTCACGTCATTGGGCTGAGCTCATGGTTGGTGTACCTGGGCTTGTGAGTGACCCGTTCTGCTCTTTGAGACTGTGTCTGGGCCGAAGAAGTCGGACCGGCTCGACAGGAAGGCTTCCTAGGTTTTGGACTGGGGCAGCCTTCGCGGTCCCAGCCTCCTACCTAGACGCGTGAAGCCCGGCGGTCATCACTATTATTGCTCATTAAACCCACTAATCTTTGTATTCCTAGGTTTTTCTGGGTGCAAATCTTGATATCAACCTTTTGTGCCCCTAGATGTAGTTCCATGAATGCAACAAGGTTCAAGACTTCAGCTTGATTCTTATTTTGCATTTTACTGTCAATTAGCTCTTCTGAATGTGCTTGaaagttttcttttctttctttcagctTCTGTATCGTTGCATTCTTGTACATTCACTTCCGTTCATCTTGTACTAGTTGTTTTTAGTACATTTGCATTGTACAAGAATTATAAGTGGCCTGATATTAAGTGCTTCTTTTCCGTTGCAGAAATTACTGAGGAACAGCAAACTGCAAAGTTTAGCACTGCGATGGATCAGATCCAAAGAACATGTATGCTTAGTTCTTCAGCTTTGTTCTGGGATATTGTGGTAGGCTTGCATTCCGGAAGAAAGATTGCAAAACAGATAACTTTATATCTGTAACTAAGATCATTCAAACCTCTGAAACAGCAAATTGAACTTAAAAGGCAGAATGAGGGAAGAACCTGAACATATAAGGAGTTGCAACAATGGGTTTCTCAGTGAACCTAGATGTCTTTCTTGATTGCCCTATCTCTGTCTCATCCATTATTATTGGTTATTTTTTCCAAACTGTCTCATCGATTGGAATGCAGTCTCTTGGTGCAACCATATAACATTATATCAATATATCATTTATGAAGATCGTCATATGCTCTTATAATTCTACATTATGAAAAATAGAAAACATTCATTTTCAGAAGATGGCTGGGACGTCCAGGGCAATGTTGTCAATTATGTTGTTTATATGGAGGATGAATTCTACATAACTGATTATAATTCATAATTAACAGGTTGATGGATTATGCCAATTGCTAATTCAAAACATTGAAACATTGACATCACTTGAATTTATTCACTGCAAGCTTTCATCAACTTTTGTCAATGCAATATGTGGTTGTCTGGAAATAAAAGGGAAAGAGACACATATCATACAGAACTTCTCAATCAGGACATCAAACTTCCTTGAAAACAATGCAGTTTCCTTTCCTCAATCCTTTGTATCATTTCTTTCTTCAGGAAGGTACATCATTCTTTCAActtattgatgtttataatCTGCTTCTTACTATGTCTATGTttcgtttaaaattttttggctGACTGCTTTTAAGGTGCTCATCAACTGATAAATACTTCATTGTCAGCTTGTTAGCAGTTGGGGTAAAAATGTAATGGAAAAATCCCAAAAAGTTTTAGCACAACTGCCAAAAGAACAAATTCATTCATCCTTATAATTTTCCGTGTTAGTCTTTGAGTGCTAAAATGTTCTGTCAATGCATGGTATCTCTTATAGCGGGAATTTATTCTTGAAAATTTAGTCCTCTTAAAccaatataaatcaaataatttgcAGGCAAGAACTGGAAACGCTAGTATATTGCTCTTTTAGTAGTTTTTACCTATTAGTGAATCTCAAAAAGAgttccttctctttcttctaAACCATTTTATTTCCAGGTCCTTGTGTTCATTAAGATTTTGTGACAACAACCTAGACCGATACTTTGCACAGATGCTTTTTACTATCCTTATCAATGCTTCCTCTAGCATATCCACCCTTGACCTTTCAGACAACAGCGTGAGTGATACCTTTCTCTTCgatttattattgtttgttATACTATTATGAGATTTCCAACAATTGATCTTTCTAACCAAATTTCACAGATAGCAGGATGGCTCTCTAATTTCAACAGGGGATCCTCAAGCAGGCTCCCATCATCTTTGGGGACTTTCAAGTCTTTGCAATCATTGCATGAGCTTAATTTAAGGTATGGTCGTATGACATTATATACAGGCTTTCTTTCTGTTTATcaactattttttaataaactaaTTCTAGTTTTAGCTTGTAGGACATTAAGTGCTTGTGGTAATTTTCCTCCACCTTTCAATTTAGGGCACAACGGATATATATTGATTTACGAAGCCATCATCTATAACATCGCGCATGGAGTGTTTCATATATTGTGGAAATCCTTATCTTGTTTCAGGGGAAATAATCTTCATAAGTACGATGTGGAGAGTCTTCGGAATGCACTTTTTTTAATGCCTAATTTGGAGGTTCTGGATTTAAGTGACAATCCCATTGAGGATGAAGGAATCAGGTTGGTTGATATCCCCTTTTCCTGTCTATTTTTCAATGTAGTAAGTTAAAGTTTTGAAATATAAGTTTAGTTTTGCAGATGCCTGATCCCCTATTTTGTTGAGGCTCCAGAAAGATGCAGTCCATTGGCAGTGCTGAATTTAGAGGACTGTGAGCTTTCTTGGAATGGAGTGACTCAACTTTTAGACACCCTTTCAACCCTGAAAAGACCTTTGCGCTCTCTCACACTTGCAGATAATGGCCTTGGCAGGTTGGTTTGCCTAATGCTGTCATTGAAGTTGCACTTTATTGTTTGTGTTTCTTTCTTGAGAGGAGTTTGGCTATAAAGTTACTGTCTTCTAGTCTAGTAGCTGGATCTTTGGGAAAGTTTTTGGCCACATCTATTACTGAACTTAATATTGGAGGCATTGGACTGGGTTCAGCTGGTTTTCTCGAACTGCAAAAAGGAATGACGGTAGAATTGAAGCTTGTCAAGATCAACATAAGGTTTGAACTAATTTCCTGATTTCTTTTCCTTAGCTGGTTTTTCAATTTGATTCTAGACAATTGACAAATTAATTGCTTTTGTCCAGCAAAAATCGTGGTGGGCTTGAAACTGCAAGATTTTTGTCCAAGCTCATGTCATCAGCTCCAGATCTTGTTGTAGTTAATGCATCTTATAATCTCATGCCTGAAGAAACCTTGACCATAATATGCTCTGCTCTAAAGGCTGCAAAAGGTATTCACCTCCAACCAGAAGCGATCTTTGAATTTTTTAGTCATATTACTTGTTTATCTGGTATTACAAGGAACACTATAATTAACTTGTAATTTAAATGGGCGAAACTTCGAACGTTTGGTAAGTAAGTGTAGTGTACTTTCTATAGAAAGTCATATGGTACAAAAGTAGTTATTATACTTTTGCACTACGCAAATAACCCTTGATATTATGTAAAATGGAAAATAAAGGAAAATGCTATATAAAATGAATGCTTTGGTCTGAAACTACATTACACTTGCTATGACTTAGGTAACCTTCAGAGTTTGGACTTGACTGGGAATATGTGGGACTGTCAACAAACTTACGCCTCCGTACTTGCCGAATTTCAACATAATGGAAGGCCTATCTTGATTCTTCCCTCAGCATACGCCCCAGATGTTCCTTATGATGATGATCCATAGATGGAAAAACATTCACA
This genomic interval from Manihot esculenta cultivar AM560-2 chromosome 12, M.esculenta_v8, whole genome shotgun sequence contains the following:
- the LOC110628466 gene encoding uncharacterized protein LOC110628466 isoform X5, coding for MAEVPSLMSLGMEAIKRQLLWGDDVLPDIYELPSHIFDSLVTELPPLALHKLEAEMPYKNWDDYECTDGCPEIGTKRGRSGNFSKAWKLLFKQRWPQLVDHPEPVNWQQIYWQTHLQNCLDEAAALASIPSFDGCIGKMKVSDNIMICIGCGGHLNHSIYSMLSYHFEQFGHYARFLRLPNVLCVAETCKLLRNSKLQSLALRWIRSKEHVDGLCQLLIQNIETLTSLEFIHCKLSSTFVNAICGCLEIKGKETHIIQNFSIRTSNFLENNAVSFPQSFVSFLSSGRSLCSLRFCDNNLDRYFAQMLFTILINASSSISTLDLSDNSIAGWLSNFNRGSSSRLPSSLGTFKSLQSLHELNLRTLSACGNFPPPFNLGHNGYILIYEAIIYNIAHGVFHILWKSLSCFRGNNLHKYDVESLRNALFLMPNLEVLDLSDNPIEDEGIRCLIPYFVEAPERCSPLAVLNLEDCELSWNGVTQLLDTLSTLKRPLRSLTLADNGLGSYCLLV
- the LOC110628466 gene encoding uncharacterized protein LOC110628466 isoform X1, which translates into the protein MAEVPSLMSLGMEAIKRQLLWGDDVLPDIYELPSHIFDSLVTELPPLALHKLEAEMPYKNWDDYECTDGCPEIGTKRGRSGNFSKAWKLLFKQRWPQLVDHPEPVNWQQIYWQTHLQNCLDEAAALASIPSFDGCIGKMKVSDNIMICIGCGGHLNHSIYSMLSYHFEQFGHYARFLRLPNVLCVAETCKLLRNSKLQSLALRWIRSKEHVDGLCQLLIQNIETLTSLEFIHCKLSSTFVNAICGCLEIKGKETHIIQNFSIRTSNFLENNAVSFPQSFVSFLSSGRSLCSLRFCDNNLDRYFAQMLFTILINASSSISTLDLSDNSIAGWLSNFNRGSSSRLPSSLGTFKSLQSLHELNLRTLSACGNFPPPFNLGHNGYILIYEAIIYNIAHGVFHILWKSLSCFRGNNLHKYDVESLRNALFLMPNLEVLDLSDNPIEDEGIRCLIPYFVEAPERCSPLAVLNLEDCELSWNGVTQLLDTLSTLKRPLRSLTLADNGLGSLVAGSLGKFLATSITELNIGGIGLGSAGFLELQKGMTVELKLVKINISKNRGGLETARFLSKLMSSAPDLVVVNASYNLMPEETLTIICSALKAAKGNLQSLDLTGNMWDCQQTYASVLAEFQHNGRPILILPSAYAPDVPYDDDP
- the LOC110628466 gene encoding uncharacterized protein LOC110628466 isoform X2, whose protein sequence is MAEVPSLMSLGMEAIKRQLLWGDDVLPDIYELPSHIFDSLVTELPPLALHKLEAEMPYKNWDDYECTDGCPEIGTKRGRSGNFSKAWKLLFKQRWPQLVDHPEPVNWQQIYWQTHLQNCLDEAAALASIPSFDGCIGKMKVSDNIMICIGCGGHLNHSIYSMLSYHFEQFGHYARFLRLPNVLCVAETCVDGLCQLLIQNIETLTSLEFIHCKLSSTFVNAICGCLEIKGKETHIIQNFSIRTSNFLENNAVSFPQSFVSFLSSGRSLCSLRFCDNNLDRYFAQMLFTILINASSSISTLDLSDNSIAGWLSNFNRGSSSRLPSSLGTFKSLQSLHELNLRTLSACGNFPPPFNLGHNGYILIYEAIIYNIAHGVFHILWKSLSCFRGNNLHKYDVESLRNALFLMPNLEVLDLSDNPIEDEGIRCLIPYFVEAPERCSPLAVLNLEDCELSWNGVTQLLDTLSTLKRPLRSLTLADNGLGSLVAGSLGKFLATSITELNIGGIGLGSAGFLELQKGMTVELKLVKINISKNRGGLETARFLSKLMSSAPDLVVVNASYNLMPEETLTIICSALKAAKGNLQSLDLTGNMWDCQQTYASVLAEFQHNGRPILILPSAYAPDVPYDDDP
- the LOC110628466 gene encoding uncharacterized protein LOC110628466 isoform X3 codes for the protein MAEVPSLMSLGMEAIKRQLLWGDDVLPDIYELPSHIFDSLVTELPPLALHKLEAEMPYKNWDDYECTDGCPEIGTKRGRSGNFSKAWKLLFKQRWPQLVDHPEPVNWQQIYWQTHLQNCLDEAAALASIPSFDGCIGKMKVSDNIMICIGCGGHLNHSIYSMLSYHFEQFGHYARFLRLPNVLCVAETCKLLRNSKLQSLALRWIRSKEHVDGLCQLLIQNIETLTSLEFIHCKLSSTFVNAICGCLEIKGKETHIIQNFSIRTSNFLENNAVSFPQSFVSFLSSGRSLCSLRFCDNNLDRYFAQMLFTILINASSSISTLDLSDNSIAGWLSNFNRGSSSRLPSSLGTFKSLQSLHELNLRGNNLHKYDVESLRNALFLMPNLEVLDLSDNPIEDEGIRCLIPYFVEAPERCSPLAVLNLEDCELSWNGVTQLLDTLSTLKRPLRSLTLADNGLGSLVAGSLGKFLATSITELNIGGIGLGSAGFLELQKGMTVELKLVKINISKNRGGLETARFLSKLMSSAPDLVVVNASYNLMPEETLTIICSALKAAKGNLQSLDLTGNMWDCQQTYASVLAEFQHNGRPILILPSAYAPDVPYDDDP
- the LOC110628466 gene encoding uncharacterized protein LOC110628466 isoform X4, translating into MAEVPSLMSLGMEAIKRQLLWGDDVLPDIYELPSHIFDSLVTELPPLALHKLEAEMPYKNWDDYECTDGCPEIGTKRGRSGNFSKAWKLLFKQRWPQLVDHPEPVNWQQIYWQTHLQNCLDEAAALASIPSFDGCIGKMKVSDNIMICIGCGGHLNHSIYSMLSYHFEQFGHYARFLRLPNVLCVAETCKLLRNSKLQSLALRWIRSKEHVDGLCQLLIQNIETLTSLEFIHCKLSSTFVNAICGCLEIKGKETHIIQNFSIRTSNFLENNAVSFPQSFVSFLSSGRSLCSLRFCDNNLDRYFAQMLFTILINASSSISTLDLSDNSIAGWLSNFNRGSSSRLPSSLGTFKSLQSLHELNLRTLSACGNFPPPFNLGHNGYILIYEAIIYNIAHGVFHILWKSLSCFRGNNLHKYDVESLRNALFLMPNLEVLDLSDNPIEDEGIRCLIPYFVEAPERCSPLAVLNLEDCELSWNGVTQLLDTLSTLKRPLRSLTLADNGLGSSWIFGKVFGHIYY